A window of the Candidatus Brocadiaceae bacterium genome harbors these coding sequences:
- a CDS encoding DUF488 family protein: MKLVFVLKGLLHNWFWTKKDYSSVFVTKRVYEKPDKIDGTRVLVDRLWPRGLKKEDARIDHWMKELAPSSALRKWFAHKEDRWQEFKSRYQEELKEKKDLLKQLTDLEKDNTITLLYAAKDEERNNAQVLLEVLETK; encoded by the coding sequence TTGTTTTTGTGTTGAAAGGGCTATTGCATAATTGGTTTTGGACAAAAAAGGATTATTCTTCAGTGTTTGTAACAAAACGGGTTTATGAAAAACCGGATAAAATTGATGGCACAAGAGTTCTGGTCGATCGTCTCTGGCCGCGAGGCCTTAAAAAGGAGGACGCCAGGATTGACCATTGGATGAAAGAGCTCGCTCCCAGCAGTGCTCTCCGGAAGTGGTTTGCTCATAAAGAGGACCGATGGCAGGAGTTTAAAAGCCGTTACCAAGAAGAATTGAAAGAAAAAAAAGATTTATTGAAACAATTGACAGATTTAGAAAAAGACAATACGATTACGTTATTGTATGCGGCAAAAGATGAAGAAAGAAATAACGCACAAGTGCTTTTGGAGGTATTGGAAACGAAATGA